Proteins encoded by one window of Culicoides brevitarsis isolate CSIRO-B50_1 chromosome 2, AGI_CSIRO_Cbre_v1, whole genome shotgun sequence:
- the LOC134829473 gene encoding 26S proteasome non-ATPase regulatory subunit 14: MDRLLRLGGAMPGLSQAPQPNDAPVVDTAEQVYISSLALLKMLKHGRAGVPMEVMGLMLGEFVDDYTVQVIDVFAMPQTGTGVSVEAVDPVFQAKMLDMLKQTGRPEMVVGWYHSHPGFGCWLSGVDINTQQSFEALSERAVAVVVDPIQSVKGKVVIDAFRLINPNMLVLGQEPRQTTSNLGHLQKPSVQALIHGLNRHYYSISINYRKNELEQKMLLNLHKKTWMDGLMLADYQEHCSVNETTVAEMLELAKNYNKSLEDEEKMTSEQLAIKNVGKQDPKRHLEEKVDKVMSNNIVQCLGAMLDTVVFK, encoded by the exons ATGGACAGATTACTGAGATTGGGAGGCGCCATGCCCGGATTAAGCCAAGCACCGCAGCCAAATGACGCTCCAGTCGTCGATACAGCCGAGCAAGTTTACATTTCCTCCTTGGCTCTCTTGAAAATGCTGAAACACGGGCGAGCTGGAGTCCCCATGGAAGTTATGGGCCTCATGTTGG gTGAATTCGTTGACGATTACACTGTGCAAGTCATCGATGTCTTCGCCATGCCCCAAACAGGTACCGGAGTCTCTGTCGAAGCTGTCGATCCGGTATTTCAAGCGAAAATGTTGGATATGTTGAAGCAAACGGGACGTCCCGAAATGGTAGTTGGATGGTACCATTCCCATCCGGGTTTCGGTTGTTGGTTATCTGGCGTCGACATCAATACGCAGCAATCGTTCGAGGCGTTGAGTGAACGTGCCGTCGCCGTTGTCGTCGATCCCATCCAGTCGGTCAAGGGAAAAGTCGTTATTGACGCCTTTCGCTTAATTAACCCGAATATGCTCGTGTTGGGACAAGAACCGCGACAAACAACGTCGAATTTGGGACATTTACAAAAGCCTTCCGTGCAAGCGTTGATTCACGGCTTGAACAGACACTATTATTCCATCAGCATCAATTATCGCAAGAACGAGctggaacaaaaaatgttgcttaatttgcacaaaaagaCCTGGATGGATGGTCTCATGTTGGCAGATTATCAAGAACATTGCAGCGTTAACGAAACGACAGTCGCTGAGATGTTGGAATTGGCGAAGAATTACaataag tccttGGAAGATGAGGAAAAAATGACGTCAGAACAGCTCGCCATCAAGAATGTCGGAAAACAGGACCCGAAACGTCATTTGGAGGAAAAAGTGGACAAAGTTATGAGCAACAACATCGTTCAATGTCTCGGTGCAATGCTCGACACTGTcgtatttaaataa
- the LOC134829361 gene encoding UDP-galactose transporter senju, whose translation MSFRELFPTNGSVVIFILYMSLFVAQGLLVKASQSTNNSYTYNTVTVVLATELLKLLVSGSLYYKENNLKSLYTNVLKGGKLLAFYLVPAFLYCLYNNLAFLNLSNFDPTTYFLLLQLRVVFTGILFQVIFSKKLSKLQWVSLILLTFGCMVKHLDLSSSDDASKSTTDDKKLAHDSNYITSIILILIQTLCSCLAGVYNEYLLKKKGAETDIYMQNIFMYLDSLVCNLLLLVLQGDLINALTPTSIQQIIRWDVLLIIVNNCAIGIVTSFFLKYMNSILKTFASALELSFTAILSYVIFAIPLNVSTVFAILIVSFAVFLYSKNPVNNTGPSVKNVLPVYADVRDKQKLLGDDNVDDDDEEYDLVMDVVK comes from the exons ATGAGTTTTAGGGAATTATTTCCGACAAATGGATCGgtagtgatttttattttgtacatgTCACTTTTTGTGGCacaag gaCTTTTGGTGAAGGCATCCCAAAGTACGAACAACTCGTATACTTACAACACAGTTACCGTAGTTTTAGCGACTGAGCTGCTGAAATTGCTTGTTTCGGGCTCGCTGTATTATAAAGA gaataatttaaaaagtttatacaCGAATGTATTGAAAGGAGGGAAGTTACTTGCCTTCTACTTAGTCCCAGCTTTCCTGTATTGCCTTTACAACAATCTTGCCTTCTTGAATTTGTCGAATTTTGATCCGACGAcgtattttttgttgctccAGCTGCGAGTTGTGTTCACCGGTATCCTGTTTCAAgtgatttttagtaaaaagctCTCAAAACTGCAATGGGTTTCGTTAATTCTGCTCACTTTTGGCTGCATGGTGAAACATCTTGATCTCTCAAGTAGCGATGATGCCTCCAAAAGCACGACAGACGACAAAAAACTCGCACATGACTCAAATTACATCACAAGCATCATTTTAATTCTCATCCAAACGCTTTGTTCCTGTCTTGCCGGTGTCTACAACGAGTACCTGCTGAAGAAAAAAGGCGCTGAAACGGATATTTACATGCAAAATATCTTCATGTACCTCGATTCGCTCGTTTGTAATCTCCTCTTGTTGGTGTTGCAAGGAGATTTGATCAACGCGCTCACTCCAACTTCGATCCAGCAAATTATTCGATGGGATGTCCTGCTAATTATCGTCAATAATTGCGCCATTGGCATCGTGACGTCGTTCTTTCTCAAGTACATGAACTCGATTTTGAAGACGTTCGCAAGTGCACTCGAGCTGAGCTTTACGGCGATTTTGTCGTATGTCATTTTTGCGATTCCGTTGAACGTGAGCACCGTTTTTGCCATTTTAATTGTGTCGTTTGCCGTTTTTCTGTATAGTAAGAATCCCGTGAATAATACGGGACCAAGTGTGAAAAATGTGTTGCCTGTTTATGCCGATGTGCGGGATAAGCAGAAACTTTTAGGTGATGACAATGTAGACGACGATGACGAGGAATATGATTTAGTTATGGatgttgttaaataa
- the LOC134830616 gene encoding ubiquinone biosynthesis monooxygenase COQ6, mitochondrial: protein MIRTKQLLKLANRRNFIQISYFCSKSSNSSSDYDIIISGGGLVGTTLACSLAKSERLCDKSILLLEGAPVFKRTNIEGYSNRVSALSPGTIDLMKAINAWDHISATRFKAVGHMQIWDAASDAHISFRGDPNKPLAYIVENDLVLDAVYNQLKDVKNVKILNNSRVEKVNLVPKPSVSLKSGETYSADLLIGADGYNSLVRKAIGGSDISLSYEQMGVVATIELSEANDNITAWQRFIPTGPVALLPLNESLSSLVWTTTKDHAKKLLQMDATEFIDALNEAFYKEYKKDRLVTGAMDTFKSIFGNNMGEGPQFPPKIVGVVDKSRAAFPLGFSHNSTYVMQGAAIVGDAAHRIHPMAGQGVNLGFGDVKCLTEVLSEASYRGADLGDVTHLVQYEKERLLQNLPIMFGVHGLQRLYNTDNPLVVALRSIGLKLTHGTPQIKDLFMSRAMS from the exons atgatTCGCACCAAACAACTTCTCAAACTCGCAAACAGACGAAATTTCATCCAAATCTcttatttttgctcaaaatctTCAAACAGCAGTTCCGATTATGATATAATTATTTCCGGGGGTGGCTTAGTCGGCACAACTCTCGCTTGTTCCCTTGCAAAAAGCGAAAGATTATGCGACAAAAGTATTTTACTGCTCGAAGGAGCTCCTGTTTTCAAAAGAACCAACAttgaag GTTACAGTAACAGAGTTTCCGCATTGAGTCCCGGCACAATCGACTTAATGAAAGCAATAAATGCCTGGGATCACATTTCAGCGACACGTTTCAAGGCTGTTGGTCACATGCAGATATGGGATGCCGCCTCTGATGCTCACATTTCCTTCCGAGGAGACCCAAATAAACCCCTCGCTTACATAGTTGAGAACGATTTAGTGTTGGATGCGGTTTATAATCAACTAAAAGATgtaaaaaacgtgaaaattttgaataattcgcGTGTTGAAAAAGTAAATCTCGTGCCAAAACCTTCCGTTTCACTAAAAAGTGGCGAAACGTATTCGGCGGATTTGTTAATAGGCGCCGACGGATATAATTCGCTTGTTAGAAAAGCCATTGGCGGTTCCGATATTTCATTATCTTACGAACAAATGGGTGTCGTTGCAACAATCGAGCTGTCAGAAGCAAACGACAATATTACGGCATGGCAACGTTTCATCCCAACTGGTCCAGTAGCTCTTTTGCCCTTAAACGAGTCTCTAAGTTCGCTCGTTTGGACAACAACGAAGGATCATGCAAAGAAATTACTTCAAATGGATGCCACGGAGTTCATTGATGCCTTGAACGAAGCTTTTTACAAAGAATACAAAAAGGATAGACTCGTCACGGGAGCGATGGATacttttaaatcgatttttggcAACAATATGGGCGAAGGACCGCAATTTCCGCCGAAAATTGTCGGAGTTGTGGATAAATCGAGAGCTGCTTTTCCCTTAGGGTTCAGTCATAACTCGACTTATGTGATGCAAGGTGCGGCAATTGTTGGCGATGCGGCACATAGAATTCATCCGATGGCGGGGCAAGGCGTAAATTTGGGTTTTGGTGACGTAAAATGCTTGACGGAAGTACTTTCGGAGGCTTCGTATCGTGGAGCGGATTTGGGAGATGTCACGCATCTCGTGCAGTACGAGAAAGAAAGACTTTTGCAGAATTTGCCGATCATGTTTGGAGTTCATGGACTGCAGAGACTTTATAATACGGATAATCCGCTGGTTGTTGCCTTACGCAGTATTGGACTGAAACTTACACATGGGACACCCCAAATTAAGGATTTGTTTATGAGTCGCGcaatgtcttaa
- the LOC134831668 gene encoding protein obstructor-E-like translates to MALINKLKYIILACFVYEIYTQSCPEKNGRFADPSQCDKYIECNDGVPEEKTCPDGLFFNDKAQWFNYPCGYPVDVDCGSRARFQPPQATEECPHQFGYYKIGDRANCGQWMNCVNGKSFVFECPEGLAWSSETYRCDWPDEVEDCDAEAYLGFKCPPLVNPEFQPQENRYYPHPTDCHKYFLCVGTSPRLFNCGIEGAYDESIYACNGVENVTTCH, encoded by the exons ATGgcactaataaataaattaaaatacatcaTTTTGGCGTGTTTTGTCTATG agaTCTACACGCAGTCATGCCCAGAGAAAAATGGTCGATTTGCTGATCCGAGCCAATGTGATAAATACATCGAATGTAAT gATGGCGTTCCCGAGGAAAAAACCTGCCCCGATGGCTTATTCTTCAACGACAAAGCCCAATGGTTCAACTACCCATGTGGCTATCCCGTAGACGTTGATTGTGGTTCTCGTGCCAGATTCCAACCTCCTCAAGCAACGGAAGAATGCCCTCATCAATTTGGCTACTACAAAATTGGCGATCGTGCAAATTGCGGTCAATGGATGAATTGCGTCAACGGAAAATCTTTCGTCTTTGAATGTCCCGAAGGTCTTGCATGGAGCAGTGAAACTTATCGTTGCGATTGGCCCGATGAGGTTGAAGATTGCGATGCTGAAGCTTATCTCGGATTCAAATGCCCTCCTTTGGTTAATCCGGAATTCCAACCGCAAGAAAACCGTTATTATCCTCATCCAACAGATTGTCACAAATATTTCTTGTGTGTCGGAACGAGTCCTCGTTTGTTCAATTGCGGCATCGAAGGAGCTTATGACGAAAGCATTTATGCCTGTAATGGAGTTGAAAATGTCACCACGTGCcattaa
- the LOC134830507 gene encoding beta-1,4-glucuronyltransferase 1 — translation MIITRRNWLLRCSILANIAVLLYICSHVMIGSSNFSVRPSQYLIQDDTNRMQFKHSSNKANLLMPPEKELEDDIRVNELMKSQVPEKQSEQIVNANAVQISLDAANEAFEDDNRFEIPTDETKLLKKEEAIEQDINGASFNSSTNNNIQNDLDSKLKSILRCHDRDFQPAIAQRGDFWVLKNYVRADHGELKCWESITYTTHADYSFLDNLPPLLERWNAPVSIALHAPGADFMPTISSIKYLRDCSPESSLIRLFVTFHIYFSSKHVPKVIPKADEIFATPFNCSLPSPFANVSSQQLYKTQKKLLYPVNVGRNIARDAALTHFILASDIELYPSPGLVHKFLEMIARNDPPLHRTAPRVYPLSLFEVDGSVSVPKDKTELQELLRKGKAIKFHSRVCAACHGVPKSKEWIAANETDDLGIFHIGKRMGYFVHWEPIYIGTHADPHYDERLSWEGKSDKMTQGYALCALDYEFHILDNAFLVHKPGIKVLKKDPKRAMLAGKTNQLIKKVIYPELQALYGVRKGCAV, via the exons ATGATTATAACACGAAGGAATTGGTTACTACGTTGCAGTATTTTGGCAAATATTGCCGTTCTGCTGTACATTTGCAGTCATGTCATGATTGGCAGTAGTAATTTTTCGGTACGACCCTCACAGTACCTCATTCAAGACGACACAAATAGGATGCAGTTCAAGCATAGTAGTAACAAAGCTAACTTG cttaTGCCACCCGAAAAAGAGCTCGAAGACGATATTCGTGTTAATGAACTCATGAAATCTCAAGTTCCGGAGAAGCAAAGTGAGCAAATTGTGAATGCGAATGCCGTTCAAATTAGTTTGGATGCCGCCAACGAGGCATTTGAGGATGATAATCGCTTTGAAATACCAACGGACGAGACAAAGTTACTGAAAAAGGAGGAAGCTATTGAGCAAGACATCAATGGCGCTAGTTTTAATAGTTCAACcaataataatatacaaaatGACTTAGATTCTAAATTAAA atCAATATTAAGATGTCATGATCGAGATTTTCAACCTGCCATTGCGCAACGAGGGGATTTTTGggtgttgaaaaattatgtgagGGCAGATCATGGAGAGCTAAAGTGCTGGGAGTCCATTACCTATACAACGCATGCCGATTATTCGTTTTTAGATAATTTGCCGCCTTTGTTAGAGAG ATGGAATGCTCCCGTCAGCATCGCTCTCCATGCGCCCGGGGCAGATTTCATGCCTACAATTAgttctataaaatatttacgagACTGTTCACCAGAAAGTAGCCTAATTAGACTTTTTGTCACCTTCCATATATACTTTAGTAGCAAACATGTCCCCAAagtg attccTAAAGCAGATGAAATATTTGCCACGCCATTCAATTGTTCATTGCCATCGCCATTCGCGAATGTAAGTTCCCAACAATTGTACAAGACGCAAAAGAAGTTGCTGTATCCCGTTAATGTCGGTCGAAACATTGCACGAGATGCTGCTCTTACGCATTTTATTCTCGCGAGTGACATTGAACTGTATCCAAGTCCCGGATTGGTGCATAAATTCCTTGAAATGATTGCGAGGAATGATCCGCCGTTGCATCGAACGGCTCCaag agtttatCCACTTTCATTATTCGAAGTCGATGGATCCGTGTCAGTTCCAAAAGATAAAACGGAGTTGCAAGAACTCCTTCGCAAGGGAAAAGCAATCAAATTTCATTCGCGCGTTTGTGCAGCGTGTCATGGAGTGCCTAAATCAAAAGAATGGATCGCTGCCAATGAAACtgatg atttggGCATTTTTCATATTGGCAAACGTATGGGATATTTCGTGCATTGGGAGCCAATTTACATTGGGACACATGCTGATCCCCATTATGACGAACGGTTGAGTTGGGAAGgcaaaagtgataaaatgaCACaa ggctACGCTTTGTGCGCTCTCGACTACGAGTTCCACATACTGGACAATGCATTCCTCGTGCACAAGCCCGGCATCAAGGTATTGAAAAAGGACCCTAAGCGTGCAATGCTCGCTGGAAAAACCAATCAACTAATCAAGAAGGTGATTTATCCGGAATTACAGGCGCTTTACGGCGTGAGGAAAGGATGTGCTGTATAG
- the LOC134831428 gene encoding XK-related protein 6 yields MDNRDATDARNIIYPSLVFPISADYSISYVEILGYFISVIVKFISIVIGIFLACDYYNSGDFWFFLLTTLCIIIPGLITVYLSVYLYFEDVQSKSRAQKSWYEFIFSLIIMPFCFRYFQSLTYAILCKRAELRYENEKQKHYFSLLVKEDSDIVLIRLFECYLEATPQKILQIIIYLTKGQELRVLQGLSIFSSLTSITWCMASYYRCIRFAQPDKRPISYKGSLFQCCWHFCVTVSRITSICIIASIFLRWTLVAACIHAFLMSLWIFTFDRSPFCSKTCAHSMAFSICLGFIYIFTYISPREVNTKYRYIIYYTISGLENLAAVILYCIFFPDNVLHFHTSVLLCVLSISSFIVGIIFMMLYYQYYHPIITARQNMAVAQEPRF; encoded by the exons ATGGACAATCGCGATGCCACCGATGCTCGAAATATAATTTATCCGAGTTTAGTGTTCCCAATAAGTGCCGACTACAGTATTTCCTACGTGGAAATTCTCGGATACTTTATTTCGGTAATTGTTAAGTTCATCAGTATTGTTATCGGTATCTTCCTTGCGTGTGATTATTACAATTCCGGGGACTTTTGGTTCTTTTTGTTAACAACGTTGTGCATCATTATACCGGGACTGATAACGGTATATTTGTCTGTTTATTTGTACTTTGAGGATGTTCAGAGCAAATCGAGAGCTCAAAAGTCTTG gtatgaatttattttttccctcaTCATTATGCCATTTTGCTTCAGATATTTCCAATCTCTAACGTATGCAATTCTGTGCAAAAGAGCAGAGTTACGTTATGAAAATGAGAAGCAAAAACATTACTTTAGCTTACTCGTGAAAGAAGATTCAGACATTGTTCTCATTCG attgttCGAATGTTATTTAGAAGCAACTCCTCAAAAGATTctgcaaataattatttatttgacaaaaggTCAAGAGTTGAGAG ttttacaaGGCCTTTCAATCTTCTCATCACTCACGAGCATAACTTGGTGCATGGCATCCTACTATCGCTGCATTCGTTTTGCACAACCCGATAAACGTCCAATCTCATACAAAGGATCTCTGTTTCAGTGTTGCTGGCATTTCTGTGTTACAGTATCCCGCATTACTTCCATCTGCATCATCGCTTCCATTTTTCTCCGATGGACTTTAGTTGCAGCGTGCATCCATGCCTTTCTCATGTCTTTGTGGATTTTCACGTTTGACAGATCCCCATTCTGCTCAAAAACTTGCGCGCACAGCATGGCCTTCTCAATTTGTCTCGGATTTATCTACATTTTTACGTATATTTCGCCGCGCGAAGTCAACACGAAATACCGATACATCATTTATTATACAATTAGTGGCTTGGAAAATTTGGCGGCTGTGATTTTATACTGCATTTTCTTTCCGGATAACGTGTTGCATTTCCATACGTCGGTATTGTTGTGTGTTTTGTCGATCTCATCGTTTATTGTTGGAATAATATTCATGATGCTGTATTATCAATATTATCATCCGATTATAACGGCAAGGCAAAATATGGCGGTTGCACAAGAACCGAGATTTTAA